A region of the Saccharicrinis carchari genome:
ACATATCCATTGTGGCCGAAGGCTTTGGGGCCATGGGATACGATTCGATAGTTTATCCTGTGCTGAGAATAAAGAACGTGATCGACGTGGTGGCCATGGTTTTTGTAACCGGTATGTTGGCCGCCATCTACCCGGCCCTGAAAGCGCTTAAATTGAAGCCAGCCGAAGCGATTAGAATTGATATGTAAAACATCAACATCATGAACGTAATTGAAGTAAAGCAACTGACCAAGACGTATAACGATTCCGAGGTGGAAGTACATGCCGTGCAAAGTATCGACATGGAAATCGTGGAAGGGGAATTTACCGCCATAGTAGGCCCTTCGGGTTGTGGAAAGACCACCTTTCTGAATATGTTAGGTGGGCTCGACCACCCCACAAAAGGAAGCATCCGCATTGGCGACACCATGGTAAACGAACTGAAACCAACGCAGCTCATCGACTTCCGCCTGCACAATATTGGTTTTGTGTTTCAAGCCTACAACCTCATCCCCGTACTAACGGCCAGGGAAAACGTAGAGTTTATCATGCAGCTGCAAGGTCTTAGCAAGGCCGAACGCGAAAAACGGGCCATCGCCCTGTTGACCGAAGTTGGTCTCGGCGAACGCATCGACAGCCGTCCGTCGCGACTATCGGGAGGGGAGCAGCAACGTGTGGCCGTGGCCCGGGCACTGGCCTCGAAGCCCAAATTTGTTTTGGCCGACGAACCCACGGCCAACCTCGACTCAAAATCGACGGAAACCCTGCTGGATATGATGGAGAAACTGAACCGCGAAGAAAATATCACCTTTATATTCAGCACCCACGATGCCCGCGTGGTAAACAAGGCCCGGCGCGTCATCCTGTTGGAAGACGGTAAAATAATCAAAGATGAACACAAAGCATAAGCCTGACGCAATGGTACGTTCCCTGTTTTTCGGTCTCCTTTTTTTATTGCTCTGCACTCCAAGTGCGGTATTGGGGCAATATGGCGATATGGGCAAGAAACTGGTCATAGATGGCTATCTGGTCAATATGCAATCGGTATCTATTTCGGAACGCCCGATAGAACTGCCCGACAGCCTGGGTTTTCTGACCAAAGGCGACAAACACATTTACAATACCAATATCTCTTTTCAGAACCGCCTCAATTTGTTTTGGTACGTCAACGACAAGCTGTCCGTTACAGCGCAGATGCGAAACCGTTTGATTGTTGGGGACCAGGTAAGGATGGATTTTACCGGCCAGCTGGAAGACAGTTATGAAAATACCGACAACTTTTTTAACCCTGCATGGAATGTTGCCGTTGGCAACAGCTACATCCTGAATCTGGCATTCGACCGTATTTATGCCGAATACACTTCGGGCAACCTGGCGATAAGCCTTGGAAAACAACGTATCAATTGGGGAAAGACTTTTGCCTTCAACCCCAACGACATGTTCAACACCTACGCCTATTTTGATTTCGACTACGAAGAGAAACCCGGCACGGACGCCTTTAGGGCCATGTATTATACCGGTGCCGCCTCATCGGTGGAGGTGGCGGCCAATATCGACAGCGCCCGGCAGGTGTCGGCGGCCATAAAATGGAATGCCAATCTAATGAATTACGATTTTCAAGTGCTTGGGGGAATGCTGAAAAGCAAGGACCTGGCATTGGGCTTTGGTTGGTCAGGCTACATCAAAGATGCCAGTTGGCGGGGAGAATTGGCTTGGTACCAACCGTTTGAAAATTTCAGGGACACTTCCGGGCTTGTTATGCTGTCCACCGGAATGGATTATTCTTTCAGCAGCAAATGGACCGTGCAGACCGAGATGATGCTGGCCAAACTGCCCAAAGGAAAGGAAATCGTGTTTTTTGATGCCTACGCCCCGCCCCAATCCGTTAAAGATTTGGCCACTTCCCCTTTCCAACTACTGGCAAGCGCGATGTTCCAGGCCAGTCCGCTATCCTCCTTTTCGCTCACCGGCATCTGGTACCCTCACCCCGATATAAAAGGCGTTTTTATAGGTCCCTCCT
Encoded here:
- a CDS encoding ABC transporter ATP-binding protein; the protein is MNVIEVKQLTKTYNDSEVEVHAVQSIDMEIVEGEFTAIVGPSGCGKTTFLNMLGGLDHPTKGSIRIGDTMVNELKPTQLIDFRLHNIGFVFQAYNLIPVLTARENVEFIMQLQGLSKAEREKRAIALLTEVGLGERIDSRPSRLSGGEQQRVAVARALASKPKFVLADEPTANLDSKSTETLLDMMEKLNREENITFIFSTHDARVVNKARRVILLEDGKIIKDEHKA